Proteins from a genomic interval of Phlebotomus papatasi isolate M1 chromosome 3, Ppap_2.1, whole genome shotgun sequence:
- the LOC129805474 gene encoding UBX domain-containing protein 1 isoform X1, with protein sequence MSDVQVLLDMGFSRERIERALAVTNNKGVEPAMEWLLAHADDELPNEVVTSPPTGTAESVPAELPQSTEQGKVDEAEGKTEGNDETVAKSIKCDECGRQFRSSVEVEYHAVKSGHSSFSESTEEKKPLTEEEKKAQLAALEEKLKQKRLEREEKEKLEALDREKTRIRSGKDLLEARRKMEEIEMAKIIETRKREKIEEKMAKERVRAQIAADKEARRAKMAGETPPNPSAPVVEHATPSSSTSMGNTPPKKYSSTKIQIRLPDGSSVVETFDAKEQLSAVRLFIQLKQGIEVPFRLMTSFPRKVFDEEDFEKPLEVLGKSISFYFSESYVGP encoded by the exons AGTGCTCCTGGACATGGGATTCTCCAGAGAAAGAAT TGAGCGGGCTTTGGCGGTGACTAATAATAAAGGTGTGGAGCCTGCTATGGAATGGTTGCTGGCCCATGCTGATGATGAGTTGCCAAATGAAGTTGTGACAAGTCCTCCAACCGGCACAGCAGAATCTGTTCCAGCAGAGCTCCCACAATCCACTGAGCAAGGCAAGGTGGATGAAGCTGAAGGCAAAACAGAGGGGAATGACGAAACTGTGGCAAAATCTATCAAATGTGACGAATGTGGACGACAATTCCGATCATCTGTGGAAGTTGAATATCATGCAGTAAAATCTGGACATTCAAGCTTTTCCGAGTCCACGGAGGAAAAGAAACCCCTGACTGAGGAGGAAAAGAAGGCACAATTGGCAGCACTTGAGGAGAAGCTGAAACAAAAGCGCCTGGAAAGGGAGGAAAAGGAGAAACTTGAGGCTTTGGATAGGGAAAAGACACGTATTCGATCCGGCAAGGATCTCCTAGAAGCACGTAGGAAGATGGAGGAAATTGAGATGGCTAAGATAATTGAGACGCGCAAGAGGGAAAAAATTGAGGAGAAAATGGCCAAGGAGAGGGTTAGAGCACAAATTGCAGCAGATAAGGAAGCACGGAGAGCTAAAATGGCAGGTGAAACTCCACCAAATCCAAGTGCTCCTGTTGTTGAACATGCCACACCATCGTCATCCACATCGATGGGAAACACTCCACCGAAGAAGTACTCCAGCACAAAGATTCAAATACGCCTGCCGGACGGAAGTTCTGTGGTGGAGACATTTGATGCCAAGGAGCAATTATCGGCTGTGCGATTGTTTATTCAACTCAAACAGGGCATCGAAGTCCCTTTCCGCCTAATGACATCCTTCCCGCGAAAGGTTTTCGACGAGGAGGACTTTGAGAAGCCACTGGAAGTACTCGGTAAGTctatttccttttatttttcagaGTCTTATGTAGGTCCTTGA
- the LOC129805474 gene encoding UBX domain-containing protein 1 isoform X2 has protein sequence MSDVQVLLDMGFSRERIERALAVTNNKGVEPAMEWLLAHADDELPNEVVTSPPTGTAESVPAELPQSTEQGKVDEAEGKTEGNDETVAKSIKCDECGRQFRSSVEVEYHAVKSGHSSFSESTEEKKPLTEEEKKAQLAALEEKLKQKRLEREEKEKLEALDREKTRIRSGKDLLEARRKMEEIEMAKIIETRKREKIEEKMAKERVRAQIAADKEARRAKMAGETPPNPSAPVVEHATPSSSTSMGNTPPKKYSSTKIQIRLPDGSSVVETFDAKEQLSAVRLFIQLKQGIEVPFRLMTSFPRKVFDEEDFEKPLEVLGLVPSSVVIVTK, from the exons AGTGCTCCTGGACATGGGATTCTCCAGAGAAAGAAT TGAGCGGGCTTTGGCGGTGACTAATAATAAAGGTGTGGAGCCTGCTATGGAATGGTTGCTGGCCCATGCTGATGATGAGTTGCCAAATGAAGTTGTGACAAGTCCTCCAACCGGCACAGCAGAATCTGTTCCAGCAGAGCTCCCACAATCCACTGAGCAAGGCAAGGTGGATGAAGCTGAAGGCAAAACAGAGGGGAATGACGAAACTGTGGCAAAATCTATCAAATGTGACGAATGTGGACGACAATTCCGATCATCTGTGGAAGTTGAATATCATGCAGTAAAATCTGGACATTCAAGCTTTTCCGAGTCCACGGAGGAAAAGAAACCCCTGACTGAGGAGGAAAAGAAGGCACAATTGGCAGCACTTGAGGAGAAGCTGAAACAAAAGCGCCTGGAAAGGGAGGAAAAGGAGAAACTTGAGGCTTTGGATAGGGAAAAGACACGTATTCGATCCGGCAAGGATCTCCTAGAAGCACGTAGGAAGATGGAGGAAATTGAGATGGCTAAGATAATTGAGACGCGCAAGAGGGAAAAAATTGAGGAGAAAATGGCCAAGGAGAGGGTTAGAGCACAAATTGCAGCAGATAAGGAAGCACGGAGAGCTAAAATGGCAGGTGAAACTCCACCAAATCCAAGTGCTCCTGTTGTTGAACATGCCACACCATCGTCATCCACATCGATGGGAAACACTCCACCGAAGAAGTACTCCAGCACAAAGATTCAAATACGCCTGCCGGACGGAAGTTCTGTGGTGGAGACATTTGATGCCAAGGAGCAATTATCGGCTGTGCGATTGTTTATTCAACTCAAACAGGGCATCGAAGTCCCTTTCCGCCTAATGACATCCTTCCCGCGAAAGGTTTTCGACGAGGAGGACTTTGAGAAGCCACTGGAAGTACTCG